The following are encoded together in the Drosophila biarmipes strain raj3 chromosome 3L, RU_DBia_V1.1, whole genome shotgun sequence genome:
- the LOC108027989 gene encoding oocyte zinc finger protein XlCOF6.1: MDSSVCRICLGTGEDQVNIYERTVGHGVSVAAMISKCTGLEVEKGDRLPENVCPPCLHGLKDAFQHLLEKEVHRESGIESRIINLDATEIKKEVVVDLRPKEVPFGDEFQCQVKNEPLVEDVIEEESCPAPESAIDACDIPMKIEIEENDWQKHKDCDDDEDYESANDNDENNSMHKCSSCLKNYTSKSALRNHFKKHSRARPFKCSLCSKTFTHNCYLKRHLLKHTGAGEMPFKCFLCPQTFPYKSGLQSHIRKHSEERSFNCTYCSKHFQTLGNLQAHVLSHTGERKYQCTHCVKTFARKEILQLHLRTHTGERPFECSLCPKTFVQKTALNNHLRTHTGEKPFKCSHCSRTFARNSSLELHRRTHTGEQPYKCTQCSKSFAQLTHLNVHLRTHTGEKPYKCSICPKSYSHHVRLKGHLLSHNSFLKNGPSAHSLEV; this comes from the coding sequence ATGGATTCGTCGGTGTGCCGCATTTGCCTGGGCACTGGCGAAGACCAAGTCAACATTTATGAACGTACTGTTGGACATGGAGTTTCCGTTGCGGCTATGATTTCGAAGTGCACCGGCCTTGAAGTTGAGAAGGGTGATCGGTTGCCAGAGAACGTTTGCCCTCCCTGCCTGCATGGACTTAAGGATGCTTTTCAGCATTTACTCGAAAAGGAAGTGCATAGGGAGTCGGGTATAGAGAGCCGTATTATAAACCTGGATGCTACCGAAATTAAGAAAGAAGTAGTCGTCGACTTGCGGCCGAAGGAGGTTCCATTTGGAGACGAGTTTCAGTGCCAGGTGAAAAACGAGCCCCTCGTAGAAGACGTGATCGAGGAAGAATCCTGTCCAGCTCCAGAGAGCGCCATCGATGCATGCGACATCCCAATGAAGATCGAGATTGAGGAAAATGATTGGCAGAAACATAAGGATTGTGACGATGATGAAGATTACGAGTCCGCCAATGATAATGATGAGAATAATAGCATGCATAAATGCTCTTCTTGTCTGAAGAATTACACATCGAAATCAGCTCTTAGAAACCATTTCAAAAAACACTCTCGAGCTCGACCGTTTAAGTGTAGCCTGTGCTCGAAGACATTTACACACAATTGTTATCTTAAGCGACACTTACTTAAGCACACAGGAGCAGGTGAAATGCCCTTTAAGTGTTTCCTCTGCCCGCAAACCTTTCCATACAAGTCAGGTCTTCAAAGCCATATTCGAAAACACTCAGAAGAACGATCATTCAATTGTACGTACTGCTCGAAGCACTTTCAAACTCTAGGAAATCTTCAGGCACACGTGCTAAGCCATACAGGAGAAAGAAAGTACCAGTGTACCCACTGCGTGAAGACTTTTGCCCGGAAAGAAATTCTTCAGCTGCACTTGCGAACGCACACAGGAGAAAGACCGTTCGAGTGCTCGCTCTGCCCAAAGACTTTTGTACAGAAGACAGCGCTTAATAACCATCTGCGGACCCACACAGGCGAAAAACCGTTTAAGTGCTCCCACTGTTCAAGGACCTTTGCCAGGAATTCAAGTCTGGAGCTACACCGCCGAACACACACTGGCGAACAACCCTACAAATGTACCCAATGCTCAAAGAGTTTTGCACAACTCACTCACCTAAATGTGCACTTGCGAACCCACACAGGAGAAAAACCGTACAAGTGTTCTATCTGCCCGAAGAGCTATTCTCACCATGTCAGGCTTAAGGGTCACTTGCTAAGCCACAATAGCTTCCTTAAGAACGGACCGTCTGCCCACTCCTTAGAAGTATAA
- the LOC108028826 gene encoding 10 kDa heat shock protein, mitochondrial — MSAAIKKIIPMLDRILIQRAEALTKTKGGIVLPEKSVGKVLEGTVLAVGPGTRNATTGSHIPIGVKEGDRVLLPEFGGTKVNLEGDQKELFLFRESDILAKLE; from the exons ATG TCCGCCGCTATCAAGAAGATCATCCCCATGCTGGACCGCATCCTGATCCAGCGGGCCGAGGCGCTGACCAAGACGAAAGGCGGCATCGTTCTGCCGGAGAAGTCGGTGGGCAAAGTTCTCGAAGGCACCGTTCTGGCCGTGGGCCCGGGTACCCGCAACGCC ACCACCGGCAGTCACATTCCCATTGGCGTGAAGGAGGGCGACCGCGTCCTGCTGCCCGAGTTCGGAGGCACCAAGGTCAACCTGGAGGGTGACCAGAAAGAGCTGTTCCTCTTCCGCGAATCCGACATCCTGGCCAAACTTGAGTAG
- the LOC108028825 gene encoding 39S ribosomal protein L20, mitochondrial, with amino-acid sequence MVFLNLPLLVRARGPDEFWRKRRIFKLAAHYRSRTRNVYSLAIRSVHRALAYATKGRKLKKLDMAQLWSTRVEAGCQQYGVGLETFKEGLARSDILLNKKVLSDLAIWEPRSFEALVKISRERAAVEGMPDIKRRSAFNQVYGLSNLKLD; translated from the exons ATGGTCTTCCTGAATCTGCCACTCTTGGTGCGAGCCCGCGGTCCGGATGAATTCTGGCGGAAGAGGCGCATCTTTAAACTGGCAGCG CACTACAGGAGTCGCACCCGCAATGTCTACTCCCTCGCTATAAGGAGTGTCCACAGGGCACTGGCCTACGCCACCAAGGGACGTAAGCTGAAGAAGCTGGACATGGCGCAACTGTGGAGCACACGCGTTGAGGCGGGCTGCCAGCAGTATGGAGTGGGTCTGGAAACCTTCAAGGAGGGCCTGGCGCGCTCTGATATCCTGCTCAACAA GAAAGTCCTCTCGGACCTGGCCATTTGGGAGCCGCGTTCCTTCGAGGCTCTGGTCAAGATCTCTCGGGAACGGGCCGCCGTCGAGGGCATGCCGGACATCAAGCGGAGGTCGGCCTTCAACCAGGTCTACGGCCTGAGCAATTTAAAGTTGGATTAA
- the LOC108028638 gene encoding protein-S-isoprenylcysteine O-methyltransferase, translated as MCANSPRVPVAGNGGSTRCSSLCSEGRLSLYCFVITAALILIPSVPQIHYGMVPQVWGAVLWGPVLYYALINMIIRFVLRNHDYQVAIRASFLGFTMAVSTLVICFAPTEWQQFGVYGCFMSFFHYSEFLVIACANPRTLSLDSFMLNHSVHYGLAAAASWIEFSLEVYFLPEFKRFGHIWLVGVVLCSFGEVVRKAAIITAGRSFTHLVQDEKHSDHKLITSGIYSYCRHPSYVGWFWWSIGTQIVLLNPICICIYTLVSWLFFHDRVYVEEYSLLNFFQSDYVRYQKRVPTGLPFIRGYLIE; from the exons ATGTGTGCAAATAGCCCCCGCGTCCCCGTCGCGGGGAATGGAGGCTCCACCCGCTGCTCCAGCCTGTGTTCCGAGGGCCGCTTGAGTTTGTATTGCTTTGTGATCACCGCAGCCCTGATCCTCATCCCCTCGGTGCCCCAGATCCACTATGGAATGGTGCCCCAGGTGTGGGGCGCCGTGCTCTGGGGTCCTGTCCTATACTACGCTCTGATCAACATGATTATCCGGTTCGTGTTGCGGAACCACGACTACCAG GTTGCCATTAGGGCCTCCTTCCTGGGCTTTACTATGGCCGTAAGCACGCTGGTAATCTGTTTTGCCCCCACCGAATGGCAGCAATTTGGGGTCTACGGCTGCTTCATGTCCTTTTTCCACTATTCGGAGTTCCTGGTGATCGCCTGTGCAAATCCCCGCACCCTAAGTCTCGATTCCTTCATGCTGAACCACTCGGTGCACTATGGACTGGCTGCCGCAGCCAGCTGGATCGAGTTCTCCCTGGAGGTGTACTTCCTGCCGGAGTTCAAGAGATTCGGCCACATATGGCTGGTGGGCGTGGTCCTGTGCTCCTTTGGCGAGGTGGTTCGCAAGGCGGCTATCATCACAGCAGGACGAAGCTTTACACATTTG GTCCAGGATGAGAAGCACTCGGATCACAAACTAATTACGAGTGGGATCTACTCCTACTGCCGGCACCCCTCCTACGTCGGCTGGTTCTGGTGGTCCATTGGAACGCAGATCGTGCTGCTCAATCCCATCTGCATATGCATCTATACGCTGGTCAGCTGGCTCTTCTTCCACGATCGCGTCTACGTCGAGGAGTACTCCCTGCTCAACTTCTTCCAGTCGGACTATGTGCGCTATCAGAAGCGGGTGCCAACGGGCCTGCCCTTCATCCGGGGCTATCTGATCGAGTAG
- the LOC108028637 gene encoding uncharacterized protein LOC108028637 isoform X2: protein MTSTLQEGILVGCGNPLLDISAVVPLDFLQKYSMNEDDAILAEDRHMPIYGELVEGYRAEFLAGGSVQNSLRIAQWILRQPRVAVFFGCVGEDRYAEILKEKAQSAGLDVHYQVKKDVPTGTCAVLITGTHRSLCANLAAANNFTIDHLEEPSNKALVENAQYYYISGFFLTVNPPSIMQVAATAHAKQRPFLMNLSAPFISQFYMAPLLAVLPYVDIIFGNEAEAQAFAEAQSWPSGDLREIGKRLVAFDKLNPARPRIAILTQGCDPVLLFQQDSVQEFPVTKLAVHEIVDTNGAGDAFVGGFLSQFVQGKSLDVCIRCGNYAAGHIIKNPGCTYSGEPEFVE from the exons ATGACGAGCACGCTACA AGAAGGAATCCTGGTGGGCTGCGGCAACCCGCTGCTGGACATCTCCGCCGTCGTCCCCCTGGACTTCCTGCAAAAGTACTCGATGAACGAGGACGATGCGATCCTGGCCGAGGACCGACACATGCCCATTTATGGGGAGCTGGTCGAGGGCTACCGGGCGGAGTTCCTGGCAGGCGGATCCGTGCAGAACTCGCTGAGGATCGCCCAGTGGATCCTGCGGCAGCCCAGGGTGGCTGTGTTCTTTGGCTGCGTGGGCGAGGATAGGTACGCCGAGATCCTGAAGGAGAAAGCTCAATCCGCCGGCCTGGACGTCCACTACCAGGTGAAGAAGGACGTGCCCACGGGTACCTGCGCGGTTCTCATCACCGGCACTCACCGCTCGCTCTGCGCCAATCTGGCGGCGGCGAACAACTTCACCATCGATCACCTGGAAGAGCCTAGCAACAAGGCTCTGGTGGAGAATGCCCAGTACTACTACATATCG GGCTTCTTCCTCACCGTGAACCCGCCGAGCATCATGCAGGTGGCGGCCACCGCCCATGCCAAGCAGCGACCGTTCCTAATGAACCTCAGCGCACCATTCATATCGCAATTCTACATGGCACCGCTGCTGGCCGTCCTGCCCTACGTGGACATCATCTTCGGCAACGAGGCGGAGGCACAGGCCTTCGCCGAGGCCCAGAGTTGGCCCAGCGGGGATCTGCGCGAGATTGGCAAGCGGCTGGTGGCGTTCGACAAACTGAATCCGGCGCGGCCGCGCATTGCCATTCTCACGCAGGGCTGCGACCCCGTGCTGCTCTTCCAGCAGGATTCGGTGCAGGAGTTCCCGGTCACGAAATTGGCGGTGCATGAGATTGTCGATACCAATGGCGCTGGGGACGCATTCGTTGGAGGTTTCCTGTCGCAGTTTGTGCAGGGCAAGTCGCTGGACGTCTGCATCCGGTGTGGCAACTATGCGGCCGGGCACATCATCAAGAATCCTGGATGCACATACTCCGGCGAGCCGGAGTTTGTCGAGTAA
- the LOC108028637 gene encoding uncharacterized protein LOC108028637 isoform X1: MCDRISSNVREGILVGCGNPLLDISAVVPLDFLQKYSMNEDDAILAEDRHMPIYGELVEGYRAEFLAGGSVQNSLRIAQWILRQPRVAVFFGCVGEDRYAEILKEKAQSAGLDVHYQVKKDVPTGTCAVLITGTHRSLCANLAAANNFTIDHLEEPSNKALVENAQYYYISGFFLTVNPPSIMQVAATAHAKQRPFLMNLSAPFISQFYMAPLLAVLPYVDIIFGNEAEAQAFAEAQSWPSGDLREIGKRLVAFDKLNPARPRIAILTQGCDPVLLFQQDSVQEFPVTKLAVHEIVDTNGAGDAFVGGFLSQFVQGKSLDVCIRCGNYAAGHIIKNPGCTYSGEPEFVE; encoded by the exons ATGTGCGATCGTATCAGCAGCAACGTTAG AGAAGGAATCCTGGTGGGCTGCGGCAACCCGCTGCTGGACATCTCCGCCGTCGTCCCCCTGGACTTCCTGCAAAAGTACTCGATGAACGAGGACGATGCGATCCTGGCCGAGGACCGACACATGCCCATTTATGGGGAGCTGGTCGAGGGCTACCGGGCGGAGTTCCTGGCAGGCGGATCCGTGCAGAACTCGCTGAGGATCGCCCAGTGGATCCTGCGGCAGCCCAGGGTGGCTGTGTTCTTTGGCTGCGTGGGCGAGGATAGGTACGCCGAGATCCTGAAGGAGAAAGCTCAATCCGCCGGCCTGGACGTCCACTACCAGGTGAAGAAGGACGTGCCCACGGGTACCTGCGCGGTTCTCATCACCGGCACTCACCGCTCGCTCTGCGCCAATCTGGCGGCGGCGAACAACTTCACCATCGATCACCTGGAAGAGCCTAGCAACAAGGCTCTGGTGGAGAATGCCCAGTACTACTACATATCG GGCTTCTTCCTCACCGTGAACCCGCCGAGCATCATGCAGGTGGCGGCCACCGCCCATGCCAAGCAGCGACCGTTCCTAATGAACCTCAGCGCACCATTCATATCGCAATTCTACATGGCACCGCTGCTGGCCGTCCTGCCCTACGTGGACATCATCTTCGGCAACGAGGCGGAGGCACAGGCCTTCGCCGAGGCCCAGAGTTGGCCCAGCGGGGATCTGCGCGAGATTGGCAAGCGGCTGGTGGCGTTCGACAAACTGAATCCGGCGCGGCCGCGCATTGCCATTCTCACGCAGGGCTGCGACCCCGTGCTGCTCTTCCAGCAGGATTCGGTGCAGGAGTTCCCGGTCACGAAATTGGCGGTGCATGAGATTGTCGATACCAATGGCGCTGGGGACGCATTCGTTGGAGGTTTCCTGTCGCAGTTTGTGCAGGGCAAGTCGCTGGACGTCTGCATCCGGTGTGGCAACTATGCGGCCGGGCACATCATCAAGAATCCTGGATGCACATACTCCGGCGAGCCGGAGTTTGTCGAGTAA
- the LOC108028656 gene encoding 40S ribosomal protein S12, with amino-acid sequence MADVDVDVPSAAPVLDGAMDINTALQEVLKKSLIADGLVHGIHQACKALDKRQAVLCILAESFDEPNYKKLVTALCNEHQIPLIRVDSHKKLGEWSGLCKIDKEGKPRKVCGCSVVVIKDFGEETPALDVVKDHLRQNS; translated from the exons ATGGCCGACGTTGATGT TGATGTTCCCTCCGCTGCCCCCGTGCTCGATGGCGCCATGGACATTAACACCGCCCTGCAGGAGGTCCTGAAGAAGTCCCTGATCGCCGATGGACTCGTCCACGGCATCCACCAGGCCTGCAAGGCCCTGGACAA GCGTCAGGCTGTCCTCTGCATCCTGGCCGAGTCCTTCGACGAGCCCAACTACAAGAAGCTGGTCACCGCCCTGTGCAACGAGCACCAGATCCCCCTGATCCGCGTGGACTCGCACAAGAAGCTGGGCGAGTGGTCCGGCCTGTGCAAGATCGACAAGGAGGGCAAGCCCCGCAAGGTGTGCGGCTGCTCCGTGGTCGTGATCAAGGATTTCGGTGAGGAGACACCCGCTTTGGACGTGGTTAAGGACCATCTCAGGCAGAACAGCTAA
- the LOC108028654 gene encoding zinc finger MYND domain-containing protein 10 homolog yields the protein MLNFVYPEEMYLFVESIRPFEVREVGSTKWLEVHEMIIKLSQQASLELTQNREEEVKEFLISRDKLRVLIHEAYCVTLWKTRVLPHLLEIDPNPQATFLIYTVLYHEASLVALLDVCLYHPSGCETLQESVLDLIDYCAQAVSQVIGLVSMGYHENESKLDVDEAVLTELERQKRDFIYKIGLRCISVLNYLADNVGLFHLSAARRLLVTHDIPWLMVDVLCFRPWLRKTSKGLQKFIDEKWTNVDDVAKIVKPEAQAWFCVRQLLLNAQIMENYTLNEARCKQLSKLLGLMHETLLDQLPPLIELKAFLSRLTLSGNTGKSQSLLLEDIPQIQEELMKDVEQNGGFYQIAQEQDAVFLNKNKDDICAMASRLSKAYGTDLLCELEKNMEALKVDETKDSGAGGDGGVEHSCATCQEKAKKKCASCKQVHYCSRDCQLKDWPQHKLVCLKE from the exons ATGCTGAACTTTGTGTATCCGGAGGAGATGTATCTCTTTGTGGAGAGCATCCGACCGTTCGAGGTGCGTGAGGTGGGCAGCACCAAGTGGCTGGAGGTGCACGAGATGATCATCAAGCTGAGCCAGCAGGCCTCCCTGGAACTGACCCAGAACCGCGAGGAGGAGGTCAAGGAGTTCCTCATCTCGCGCGACAAGCTGCGGGTGCTGATCCACGAGGCCTATTGCGTGACCCTCTGGAAGACCCGGGTTCTGCCGCACCTGCTGGAGATAGATCCCAATCCCCAGGCCACGTTCCTCATCTACACGGTGCTGTATCACGAGGCTTCGCTGGTGGCTCTCCTGGACGTATGCCTCTACCATCCCAGTGGCTGCGAGACGCTGCAGGAGTCGGTGCTGGATTTGATTGACTACTGCGCCCAAGCGGTTTCCCAGGTCATTGGCTTGGTCAGCATGGGCTACCACGAGAATGAGTCCAAGCTGGATGTGGATGAGGCAGTGCTCACGGAGCTGGAGCGCCAGAAACGCGACTTTATCTATAAGATTGGCTTGCGCTGCATCTCCGTGTTAAATTATCTGGCGGATAATGTGGGTTTGTTTCATCTGAGCGCGGCACGACGTTTGTTGGTGACCCACGACATCCCCTGGCTCATGGTTGATGTTCTTTGTTTTCG TCCCTGGCTACGGAAGACTAGCAAGGGGCTGCAGAAATTCATCGACGAGAAGTGGACCAATGTGGATGATGTGGCCAAGATTGTAAAGCCGGAGGCTCAGGCCTGGTTCTGTGTGCGTCAGCTTCTCCTAAACGCCCAAATCATGGAGAACTATACGCTCAACGAGGCACGCTGCAAGCAGTTAAGCAAG CTTTTGGGCCTGATGCACGAGACTTTGCTGGACCAACTGCCACCGCTCATAGAACTCAAGGCGTTCCTCAGCCGCCTGACGCTCAGCGGCAATACGGGCAAGTCGCAGTCCCTCTTGCTGGAGGACATTCCGCAGATCCAAGAGGAGCTGATGAAGGACGTGGAGCAGAACGGCGGCTTTTACCAGATAGCCCAGGAACAGGACGCGGTTTTCCtcaacaaaaacaaggacGACATCTGCGCTATGGCTAGTCGACTGAGCAAAGCCTACGGCACGGATTTACTTTGCGAGCTGGAGAAGAACATGGAGGCCCTGAAAGTGGATGAGACTAAGGATTCCGGAGCTGGTGGCGATGGCGGGGTGGAGCACAGCTGTGCCACCTGCCAGGAGAAGGCCAAAAAGAAGTGCGCAAGCTGCAAGCAAGTGCACTACTGCTCCCG AGACTGCCAGCTCAAGGATTGGCCACAGCACAAGCTGGTCTGCCTTAAAGAATAA